In the Malassezia vespertilionis chromosome 3, complete sequence genome, one interval contains:
- a CDS encoding uncharacterized protein (COG:K; EggNog:ENOG503P5H4), whose amino-acid sequence MQLAHAASRHDGDMGADARNGRDSKVRGRDMNDGGRTAKQVRLDNDQGAGVDAQTLHWASAPPPAYGNPHDPHGTGAQPSQYAAHGLDQSGMPLGHADPSFDPSAYADDVQVDDGGRMQGHDGSKSLTSESTGLVGARGKTGMTRTLSTSRRAEQNRNAQRVFRERKNKYITDLENKAASLEGALLAAEEHRRRFNDALETIEILKRDNDTLRVALRALGGHQAVPSAPALPLDRSAAHAQALLPGAYGAASSARGPHDAHDPSHAQGPGHGAPGGLSEPSEGQDSATAAAVAAAASGSAPYWLLEAVSNANQQHGFPVSGHFQPPLGDNMTGSAQATHAPMQHGDGGLRGTRGQQATQRHDGMIDPSLDQSRMGGLDEGEDTRQGARVDDGKAGEMHNNGNPDSLASLSAVAAAAAAANSQKQ is encoded by the coding sequence ATGCAACTTGCACACGCAGCATCTAGACACGATGGCGACATGGGCGCCGACGCACGGAACGGCCGCGACTCGAAAGTTCGCGGCCGCGACATGAACGACGGCGGCCGCACTGCCAAACAGGTACGCTTGGACAATGATCAAGGCGCAGGCGTGGATGCACAAACGCTTCATTGGGCCTCTGCACCTCCTCCCGCTTATGGAAACCCACACGATCCGCACGGCACTGGTGCACAGCCGTCCCAGTatgctgcgcatggccTGGATCAgagcggcatgccgctcgGGCACGCGGACCCCTCTTTTGACCCCTCCGCCTACGCAGACGACGTGCAGGTCGACGATGGCGGCCGTATGCAAGGACACGATGGATCCAAGTCACTCACGTCTGAATCAACTGGCTtggtcggcgcgcgtggcaAAACTGGCATGACGCGCACACTCAGCACGAgccggcgcgcggagcaGAACCGCAACGCACAGCGCGTCTTCCGCGAACGCAAGAATAAGTACATTACTGATCTCGAGAATAAGGCGGCATCTTTGGAGGGTGCATTGCTTGCTGCAGAGgagcaccgccgccgctttaACGACGCTCTCGAAACGATCGAGATTTTAAAGCGCGATAACGACACGCTgcgtgtcgcgctgcgtgcacttGGCGGCCACCAGGCGGTTCCTAGCGCGCCTGCTCTTCCGCTCGATCGCtctgctgcacacgcacaagcTCTTTTGCCCGGCGCATACGGTGCTGCAAGCTCTGCTCGTGGTCCTCATGATGCGCACGACCCGTCGCACGCACAAGGTCCTggccacggcgcgcctggAGGTCTCAGCGAGCCGTCCGAAGGCCAAGACTCCGCcactgccgccgctgttgccgccgctgcgtcggGCAGTGCGCCCTACTGGCTTCTGGAGGCAGTCTCGAACGCAAACCAGCAGCATGGGTTTCCCGTCTCGGGCCACTTTCAACCGCCACTCGGCGACAATATGACCGGAAGTGCGCAGGCAACACACGCGCCGatgcagcacggcgacgGAGGACTTCGCGGCACGCGTGGCCAGCAAGCTAcgcagcgccacgacgGCATGATCGACCCAAGCCTCGACCAGAGCCGCATGGGTGGACTTGATGAAGGCGAAGATACTCGCCAAGGCGCCCGCGTCGATGACGGCAAGGCAGGGGAGATGCACAACAACGGAAACCCGGACAGCCTTGCCTCGCTTAGTGCTGTCGCTgcggctgcagctgcggcaaaCTCGCAGAAGCAGTGA
- the KTI12 gene encoding kti12, chromatin associated (COG:F; BUSCO:EOG09263L9T; EggNog:ENOG503NVJV): MALLIVTGLPCSGRTTRVREVNSYFTERLTQAPSLKSIVVVSDDDVHAEKSVFEHQRAEGRARAAFLSAVRRALTPSTLVIADGGAGMNIKGYRYELWCAVRELGLRCATMHVACAPALARAWNQARLDTQAPDAYTAPCLEELFARFEEPTPEARWHRPLFVVTATGAPGAIDAAPTPCAALWEALTQGNAQAPKGVTAPTRRTTNNSMELLDTVTQQVIAALLAQRSMGTESGTFPLLLAAMPPVSFTMPPGRTFPTPARLQTLRRQFVRIYASKAESDGLALTGNDARPNLAKLFAGWLQEALA, translated from the coding sequence ATGGCGCTCCTCATCGTGACGGGCCTACCGTGTAGTGGGCGCACTACACGAGTACGCGAGGTAAACAGCTATTTTACGGAGCGTTTAACACAGGCGCCAAGCCTAAAAAGCATAGTGGTCGTTTCGGATGACGATGTCCATGCAGAAAAAAGCGTTTTTGAGCATCAACGCGCGGAAgggcgcgcacgcgcagcgtttttgagcgcggtgcggcgcgctttgacTCCTTCAACGCTTGTGATTGCCGATGGTGGTGCCGGGATGAATATTAAAGGGTACCGGTACGAGCTGTGGTGTGCAGTACGGGAATTAGGCCTTCGCTGTGCGACAATGCATGTTGCATGCGCCCCAGCGCTCGCTCGCGCATGGAATCAAGCGCGTCTAGATACACAAGCTCCGGATGCGTACACTGCACCGTGCTTGGAGgagctttttgcgcgctttgagGAGCCAACACCGGAAGCGCGTTGGCACAGGCCGCTATTTGTTGTCACTGCCACAGGCGCACCCGGCGCGATtgacgcagcgcccacgCCATGTGCGGCTTTGTGGGAGGCACTTACGCAAGGCAATGCGCAGGCGCCCAAAGGCGTAACAGCGCCGACTAGACGCACGACAAACAACAGCATGGAACTTCTCGATACGGTTACGCAGCAAGTCATTGCCgcattgctcgcgcagcgctcgatgGGCACCGAGAGCGGCACGTTTCCACTACTGCTTGCAGCCATGCCACCCGTTTCATTTACCATGCCCCCGGGCCGTACCTTTCCCACGCCTGCGCGCCTCcaaacgctgcgcaggcaaTTTGTGCGCATATACGCCAGCAAAGCCGAGTCCGACGGTCTGGCCCTTACCGGAAACGATGCGCGGCCCAATCTCGCGAAGCTATTTGCGGGTTGGCTGCAAGAAGCACTCGCATAG